One Lysinibacillus sp. OF-1 DNA segment encodes these proteins:
- the ilvB gene encoding biosynthetic-type acetolactate synthase large subunit: MSANVSINEQEQLATTATAEQTYQAKDGADVLVQALHDQGVEIIFGYPGGAVLQIYDAMYKNPIRHILTRHEQGAIHAAEGYARVSGKTGVVIATSGPGATNLVTGIADAMIDSIPLVVFTGQVATSVIGTDAFQEADIMGITTPITKHNYQVQDVNDIPRIVKEAFHIASTGRKGPVVVDFPKNVSQMLFDVENPPQAPDEIYLPGYQPTYKPNYLQIQKAIQAISLAKNPVILAGAGVLFADAREELTAFAEKYRIPVTNTLLGLGSIHGEHDLFLGMAGMHGTVTANTAITKTDLLLNIGARFDDRLTGNLATFAPNATIIHIDIDPAEIGKNVPTDIPIVADAKEALKALLKKDFEGPDTADWLAFLNNHANEYPLWYCKDANTQEILPQEALQLVHKITEGDAIVTTDVGQHQMWAAQYYHLNNDHAWVTSGGLGTMGFGFPAAIGAQFAKPDKKVISIVGDAGFQMTAQELSILQEFNLPVKIVILNNSCLGMVRQWQQTFYEERYSSSLMPIQPDFVKLADAYNIKGYRINTIDEAENIFREALLSDEPVLIDCRVKQLECVYPMVAPGKGLHEMIGVKKN, from the coding sequence ATGAGTGCGAATGTTTCAATCAATGAACAAGAACAATTAGCAACAACAGCAACGGCTGAACAAACCTATCAAGCGAAGGACGGTGCAGATGTTTTAGTGCAGGCTTTGCATGATCAAGGTGTTGAAATCATCTTTGGCTATCCAGGTGGAGCCGTATTACAAATCTATGATGCGATGTATAAAAATCCGATTCGCCATATTTTAACAAGACATGAACAGGGGGCTATTCACGCGGCTGAAGGCTATGCACGTGTCTCAGGTAAAACAGGCGTTGTCATTGCCACAAGTGGACCTGGTGCAACAAACCTCGTAACAGGTATTGCGGATGCCATGATTGATTCCATCCCATTAGTTGTCTTCACAGGTCAGGTTGCTACATCTGTCATTGGAACAGATGCTTTCCAAGAAGCTGATATCATGGGGATTACGACACCAATCACAAAGCACAATTACCAAGTGCAGGATGTCAATGACATTCCACGTATTGTGAAGGAAGCATTCCATATTGCAAGCACTGGACGTAAGGGACCAGTGGTTGTGGACTTTCCAAAAAACGTTTCACAAATGTTGTTTGATGTAGAGAATCCACCACAAGCACCAGATGAAATTTATTTACCAGGCTATCAACCAACCTATAAACCAAACTATTTACAAATTCAAAAGGCGATCCAAGCAATTTCTTTGGCAAAAAATCCAGTTATTTTAGCTGGTGCAGGTGTTCTTTTTGCTGACGCACGTGAGGAATTAACGGCCTTTGCTGAAAAATACCGTATCCCCGTAACGAATACATTGCTAGGGCTAGGCTCCATTCATGGGGAACATGATTTATTCCTTGGAATGGCAGGAATGCACGGTACGGTTACAGCGAATACAGCCATCACAAAAACAGATTTACTACTCAATATCGGTGCACGTTTTGATGATCGCTTAACAGGAAATTTAGCCACATTTGCACCAAATGCAACGATTATCCATATCGATATTGACCCTGCTGAAATTGGTAAAAACGTACCGACAGATATTCCGATTGTTGCGGATGCAAAAGAGGCGTTAAAGGCATTGTTGAAAAAGGATTTCGAAGGTCCTGATACAGCAGACTGGCTAGCCTTTTTAAATAATCATGCGAATGAATACCCATTGTGGTATTGCAAAGATGCCAATACGCAAGAAATCTTACCACAAGAGGCATTGCAATTAGTGCACAAGATTACAGAGGGTGATGCCATTGTAACGACAGATGTAGGGCAGCATCAAATGTGGGCAGCACAATACTACCATTTAAATAATGATCATGCATGGGTAACGTCTGGTGGACTTGGTACGATGGGCTTCGGCTTCCCGGCCGCAATTGGGGCTCAGTTTGCGAAGCCAGACAAAAAAGTTATTTCGATTGTAGGAGATGCTGGATTCCAAATGACGGCACAGGAGCTATCTATTCTACAGGAATTTAACTTACCAGTAAAAATAGTGATTTTGAATAATAGTTGTCTTGGAATGGTGCGCCAATGGCAACAAACATTCTATGAAGAACGTTATTCATCGTCGCTGATGCCAATCCAACCAGATTTTGTTAAATTAGCGGATGCCTATAATATTAAAGGCTATCGTATTAACACAATCGATGAGGCGGAGAATATTTTCCGTGAGGCACTACTTTCTGATGAGCCAGTATTAATTGATTGTCGAGTGAAACAGCTTGAATGTGTTTACCCAATGGTAGCACCAGGCAAAGGCTTACATGAAATGATTGGGGTGAAAAAGAATTGA